Genomic window (Primulina eburnea isolate SZY01 chromosome 8, ASM2296580v1, whole genome shotgun sequence):
GAAAATGCAATAGAAACAATATTAGTTTCTTCTTTAGTTTGTATATGAACATCaggtttaatttaatttataactgaaataattttatcaatgtGATCTTTAAGAGAAACAATTTCTTctcttattattataatatacagatttgtataattctatttttggaagtatttgattaatatgtttaataattatttgtatCATATCATTAtcaatttttttggaaaaagcagtgaaatttaaaactttattaTTTCTTCTATAATAAAATACTGTTGtggaggataaacagatttttgaatctgtccAAAAGAAAgtttgtaatttattttaagagcAGAAATGtaatctataataaatgttgacaaaaacttgtgtgagacggtctcacgggtcttattttgtgagacgaatatcttatttgggtcatccatgaaaaagtattattttttatgctaagagtattattttttattgtaaatatcggtaggattgacccgtctcacagataaagattcgtgagaccgtctcacaagagatctactcataaatgttttaaaaaattaaagaacagAATGTActaatttattttgattttcacaatatttataaaattctgtaacaatatatttaaattcttgttcagataaacttttaaaatatgattatgTGAAAGATTCCTATTTGGGTTGATAAAATTCTGCATTCATCTTCGCTCTGTAACGAGATCttttagtaaaatcaatttatgattttttattcattaaatattaaaaatcatttataaaactGTATCAGATACAATATAACtattaatttcttttattaattaaaagttataaattaaaattagatagaaaaatttattttgatgtaattatattttatatagaaaattattatgcataaaaaaatCTTTATATCAAAATTTAATGTGGGTGAATATAAATATTTCCAGGAGGGGTATTTCAGACATGGGAGGGGAGATGATCTGCGAATAACGAAATGCAGTCGTTTTTTCAGTTGTAAAGTCGTCACAGCGCTCATTGATATGGAGTGATTGCTTCCCTTTGGACGTTGAAAACTGAAATAACTCGAGCAATTCTATCTCAGACTCCAGATATTCCAGGAGTTAGGAGGTAGGGTGCTAGATCTTGTGATTGTTTTGTTTCTAACCCTAATTTTTTGTGTTTCGAATTCGTTACCAAGTAGTAACTTGACTGTGTTCTCACTGTACATTTTTTTTTctgtatttttattgtgtaATTGATATCTGATTTATGTGCAGAGTGGTGCGAAGTTTCATTTCGGATTTGAACCATATTGTATCTTAATCATCGGCTACAAAGATGATGTCCTTTGAGATGAACGACCGCAAAAGTATGTTAACCTATTGTCCTTAATCTATTGTCCTTTATCTATTGTCCATAATTTCTACAGCGTTCTGAAACTCTTTTGCGTTTGTGTGCTTGTGTTTGTTTGTTGCATATGCTATGTTTGGCTTGTTGATAGTTGATATGGAGCTTGTGTAATTAGTTATTTTGTGGATATTTTTCATATGATTTGCCTTTGTGTTGatgaaattttgaattgttTGTTGCTTATTTTCAACCGTGAGTGATGTGAATATCGTTCCtttattttttctttgttttccaATGAGAATATTTTCTCTCATGGTTATGGTGAATAATAGGTCAAGCAATTGGATTTGAGACTGCTAAATTAACTTATTTTTGGTGAATAAATTTTTTGATGTGGTTGATTAAATCTTTTTTCGTTATCTGATGTAATGAAACAGAAATTGGACTTGGTTTGACGGGTTTTGGAGtgtttttttcatttttgggtATCATTTTCTTCTTCGACAAAGGACTACTTGCGATGGGAAATGTAAGTCTGATTTTGTATTAGGCAATCAGTTGTTTTCCCTGGTATATTTCTGATCGTTCATTTTGCTAATATTGCTTATGTTTTCTAAAACAGATCCTCTTCATATCCGGGGTTGCATTAACAATTGGACTTAAATCGTCCATGCAATTCTTCTTGAGGTCTTCAAACTTTAAGGTTTCTTTGCCATCGAAGACTACTCTACATTGTTGTTGTTTGTCAccatttttatttctttataaTGATCTTATATGTTTTGTCATGTGTTGCAGGGTTCTGTCTCATTTGGTGTTGGCTTCTTCTTAGTCATCATTGGATGGCCTGTGCTAGGAATGATTATTGAGTCATATGGATTCATTGTTTTATTCAGGTTTAACACTAGCTATGCATAAAGGATGAACTGTTAACTTCTATTTGGTTTAATTTCAGTCTTCTTAGACTGAAAAAATCTTTGTTAATTATCGTTTATTTGCAGTGGCTTCTGGCCAACAGTGGCTGTTTTTCTGCAGAAGATACCTGTTATTGGTTGGCTTTTCCAGCAGCCTTTTGTCAGAACGGTATGTATATATGGATTTATATTTTAGAGAACAGtaatttattattatgatttcaTTTTGGAAAGAAGATGGTCTTTTGTTTAGTTGTATTCTTGTAGGAACCGTTTACTAAATTTGATTCCCTGAATTTGTCCGTGTTCGGAAATATGATAAAGTAACTCAAAGTAGTCGGTGAGGGAATGATTGTTTGTATTGAAAATTTTGTTACTGAATTGAACATTGTTATCTGAagcttatatttaaaatttaataatcatCTACAATATACTTAAGCTGGGTTGCCAAAACGCCTGATGGAATCTTCTTTTCTGATTTGTTACAAAATCCTGATGGGAACACCAAAGATAAAAATTACGTAATGTCTTAGCAGAAGGTTATCCTTCCAGATGTTCTTCGGTGTTGAAACTTGAGAGTGTTGTTAAGAAATGTATCTGTTTTTTCGTTTTGGGTCTAGTATTTCTTTGAAGTTTTGTTTGTTTATCTAATTCATTTTTTAAGCAAAACTAGAGGTTCAGATGAAGGTCACTTGTTCATTCTTTGAATTCTGATTTGCAGTGGTACCAAATGTATGCATTATATATTTACTGTTGCATGCACCAATGAAGGGTTCTTGTGGCCAATATGCTTGGGAAGGCATGATGATCAATGGTAGAGATTAAATATAACTATTAGAAGGTTAATCGGTTTCTTGTTAATATGAAAGTAAAAAAGAGATCAGTTTAATTTTTCACTAGATATTTTGTTCGAATTGTTCTTATTTGAACATAAACTTGGTAATAATTCTAAATCCGACTCTGGGATTATTATTTGATGCTTTGATGTCAGCTCGAAAATGAGCAACATAGAATCACAAATATCGGCCGTTACGTAACCATGCTCTTTTTAATTTAGAGGGTATTCATGCATTTACTTGTGCAGAATTTTTGCAGTTTTTTCCCCTTTTTCATCCAGTAAAACTTTTCTAAACGCTAGACAAATTGGTTACTTATCTGTCCAAGTTTCGCTTTGGCCAAATATTATCTTTCACATGTATTGCATCATATGATAACACATGCTTGATATATTTATTGTTGCAGTTGATTGAACGTTATCGAGGTAAGAGAGTACCCGTGTAATTGTGATAGAGAAGAGAGAAGTTCAAGAAGTGGTGCGTCCGGCCATTTGTAAGTCCTGGAAAATGCTCTGCGATCAACGTTTTTGTAAGCTTTTGAAAGTATAATATGTTAGACCCACAATGTGGGGTAGATTAGTTCTTGTTGATCTTTTTAACCTCGTTCTTCTAATCAGTGCAAGACAAAATCATTTCTTCTAGCACTGATTGATTTTACGTaggaatttagcaatatatggCTTTGTTCATTCTCTCCGTTCTTTCATAAGAAGTTCGTTTGGATATCCAGGGAATAAAAACCAAAAAAAGAAATACAATTTGCGTTCATTTAGATGTGCGTGCTCTTCCTATGCCATACTACTATCTATCCATCAATAAAAGCGTATAATTGAGTGAGGCATTTCCGGTATCACTCAACAAACGAGATGAAAGTTCAAATTAATCCAGTTATAACTTCTGGACACTTGAGTTCGAGCCTTCCAAAATAGGCCCCCCACTTAAACGTCAGCTACTTTGCAAATCTTAGTGTCCACTGTGCAGCTTGTTCGTCGTGCTTCGCTCTGTCAGCCAAGTATAAGTTGGCAATACTGGGAACAAGTGGTTTATCTGCAAGAAACATTGCATGTTAGTAATTAATACTACATGTGAATTGCATGTAACTAACCAGCAAATGGATGGGTTGTACTTCTGATGCACAGGACAACCAGTATCTATTTGCATTCCAACGAAAGATAATAATGAGCTTGTAGCATAAAAGATACATGCTATTGATCCTGCCAGGTATTGCGTGAAACTAGGAACAGAGAAAGGTCTCAAAAATAAAACTCACGAAAAACAA
Coding sequences:
- the LOC140839361 gene encoding vesicle transport protein GOT1-like isoform X1, whose protein sequence is MMSFEMNDRKKIGLGLTGFGVFFSFLGIIFFFDKGLLAMGNILFISGVALTIGLKSSMQFFLRSSNFKGSVSFGVGFFLVIIGWPVLGMIIESYGFIVLFSGFWPTVAVFLQKIPVIGWLFQQPFVRTWYQMYALYIYCCMHQ
- the LOC140839361 gene encoding vesicle transport protein GOT1-like isoform X2, with the translated sequence MMSFEMNDRKKIGLGLTGFGVFFSFLGIIFFFDKGLLAMGNILFISGVALTIGLKSSMQFFLRSSNFKGSVSFGVGFFLVIIGWPVLGMIIESYGFIVLFSGFWPTVAVFLQKIPVIGWLFQQPFVRTLIERYRGKRVPV